The following is a genomic window from Flavobacterium sp..
TACATGCTTAAATTCAGTCGTCTCTATGTCATAATGGTCTTTAAAACCTTTCAATGTCAATTTAATTTTCTTGTCTTCGGCTTTAACATTTCTAAAATCTTTAATCAATTCTACCACATCAAAATCAATATAATTTGTACTTGAGGCATCAATAATTAATTCCGAACCTTCTGGAATGCTTCCTAAAGTATTTTTAATGGCCGCTTTATTCAAAAACGAAACTTCTTGAGCTAATTTTATTGTAATTACATCTCCATTCTGGGATGATTCTTTCTTAAATGAATAAGCTATTTTTAAATTTTGATACAATATAAACAAAACACTAACTCCTAATCCAATTGCAACTCCTTTCAATAAATCGATACGAACTACCGCAATTACAGTTATTACAAATGGAATGAACTGAGAATAACCATTTTTCCATAGATGAATAAACACACTTGGTTTTGCTAATTTATAACCCACCATTAATAAAACAGCGGCTAAAGCAGCTAATGGAATTTTATTTAATACAAATGGTATTGATAATGCAAAAAGAATCAATAAAAAACCATGAAAAATAGTTGCTAGCTTAGTTCTACCACCTGAATTAATATTAGCAGAGGAACGAACAACAACCGATGTCATTGGCAAACCACCTAAAAATCCACTTAAAATATTACCAATTCCTTGCGCTTTTAATTCGCGATTAGTGTTTGTAAATCGTTTATACGGGTCGAGTTTATCGGTTGCCTCAACACACAATAAGGTTTCAATGGATGCAATAACTGCAATAGTAACAGCAACAATCCAAACTTTTTCATTTGTTAAAGAAGTAAAATTTGGCATGGCAAAACCGCTTCTAATTTCAGTAAACGAAGGCAAACTTACTAAGTGATTTTGTGTTACAATAGCCAAACTAGAATCCGATTGAATAAAAAACTCATTCAAAAGTATACTTACTACCACAACAACTAAAGCTCCAGGAACCACTTTTATTTTCTTTAAGAAAGGAATTTTTTCCCAAATAAACAAAATAGCTAATGATAATAGCGCTATAATTAATGCTCCTGTATGAATATAATTTATTGACTCTATTAAAGTATCAAAAGTGGTATGACCCGATTTTTCGATAAAGAAAAAATCACCTTCATTATCTATGTCATGTCCAAAGGCGTGGGGAATTTGTTTTAAAATTATAATTATACCAATAGCAGCCAACATACCTTCAATGACACTTGTTGGGAAATAATTAGAAAAACTACCTGCTTTCAAAAAGCCAAATACAATTTGAATTACACCCGCTAAAATTACTGCGACAAGAAAAATATCAAAACCACCTAAATCTGAAATGGCTGTTAAAACTATAGCTGTTAAACCAGCTGCTGGTCCTGTAACACTTAGTGCTGAGTTGCTTAAAAACCCAACTACAATACCTCCTATTACACCCGAAATTATACCTGAGAACAATGGTGCTCCCGAGGCTAACGCAATACCTAAACACAAAGGTAAAGCTACTAAAAAAACTACTAAACCAGCTGCAAGATCACCTCTTACATTGGAAAAAAAAGAATGAGTATTCATGAATTTTAATTATTAATACATTAATAATAAACTCTAAAAATGAGTTCAAAAAAAGAAAATGTATTAAATAAAATTCGGAGGGGGAGAAAAAATTTGATGCGCTAAATTATCGAAACTTAAATTAGCAACAAATACAAAGCTAGATTCTGTTAAGCCTTTAATTGCAATTTTAAAAACTGAAATACAATTAGTCTGTATTGACTCAATATCACTGTAGGACGTGAAATTCTCTTCCTCTTCACACATGCTGTAAAAATAGGAAGTATCTGCTTCATTATCAATTACTCCTAAAACTGTAGGTGTAATTAAAAATGTTAGAAATGAAACTAAAAAAATAACAGATAAAAATTTCATATAACAAATATAAAAATATTTTATCTATTATTTCAATAAATTCTATTATTAAAAAAACTCTTATTGGAGTATAATTAAAATAGTGCTTTAAATTTCTTCTTCCATCCAAGCTTTCAACATCCAATTGGTTTTTTCTTGTTCAGCAATAAAATCGCTCATCATTGAATTAGTTCCTTCGTCATTAATTTCAGCTGCTTTATTCAAAATTACTCTTTCTATTTGCAACAAAATACTTAATGATTCTAAAATCAATTGAAACGCCTCAACATCATTAGAAATATTTTTTCCTATTTGTAATTTACTATGTTCTATATAATCTGAAAAAGTATGTAATGGAGTTCCTCCTAATGTTAAAACACGTTCGGCAATTAAATCAATTTTAATTTGACTATCGTTGTACAACTCTTCAAACTTTAAGTGCAAATCAAAAAACGTTTACCACGAATATTCCAATGCAAACCTCTTAAATTTTGGTAATACATTTGAAAATTGGATAACAAACCATTTAGTTCTATAACTAATTCTTCTGATTCTTTTACGGGCAATCCTAAACTATTGTGTTTCATAATTTCTTTACTTACTCAAATTTACAAAATTTAACCCCTTAGCTGTATAAATTTAATTGATAGTTTTTATATTTGCATAATAAATATCAATAATATGACCATTACTCAACTATACTATGTTTTAGCCGTTGCGGAATATAAAAATTTCACACTTGCTGCAGAAAAGTGCTTTGTAACTCAGCCTACTCTAAGCATGCAAATTCAAAAATTAGAGGATGAATTATCAATATTAATATTTGATCGAAGCAAAAAACCTATTTTATTAACTGAAGTTGGTGAAAAAATCGTAAATCAAGCAAAGAATATTGTAAATGAAGCTGGAAGGATCAAAGATATTGTAGATCAGCAAAAAGGGTATATTGGTGGTGAGTTTAAAGTTGGAATAATTCCTACAGTGATGCCAACATTATTACCTATGTTTTTAAATAATTTCATTAAGAAATACCCAAAAGTTAATTTAATTATAGAAGAACAAACAACGGAAGAAATCATCAAAAGATTAAAAAATGGTCATTTAGACTGCGCCATTGCAGCAACTCCATTAGAAGAAGAAAATCTAAAAGAAATTGTATTGTATTATGAACCTTTTGTTGCTTATGTACCAAAAAATCATTCTGCCATTGATAAAAAGGAAATTGAAATTTCTGATTTAGATTTGGATAAAATATTGCTATTACAAGATGGACATTGCTTTAGAAATGGAATTTTGAATTTATGTAAAAACAATAAATACTTTGCCGACAGTCATTTTCAATTGGAAAGCGGAAGTTTTGAAACACTTATTAAATTAGCAGATGAAGGTCTTGGAACAACCTTACTTCCCTATCTACATACGTTAGATTTGAATGAGAAAAACAAAGAAAAACTAAAACATTTTAAAGATCCTAAACCTGCAAGAGAAGTAAGTCTAATTTATCCTAAAAATGAATTAAAAATTCATATTATTAATGCACTACGTGATGTAATTTCTGGAGTTGTTAGAGGCGCAATTGCTTTTAGTGATGTAGAAATTATAAGTCCAAAATCTAAATAAAACAAAAAAGTCCCGATAAAATCGGGACTTACTATTTTTAGTTGATATAAATTAAACATTGCCTTAATTCTGGCTTTTCAACAGTAAACTGCAAAAGCCATTCTCTCAATTGATCTATCTCATAAGGAAGCAATGTTCGCATTGCTTTTTCTAATTCTTTACAAAACAGTTTCGCATCAAAACTCACTCTTTCCAAAATCGACTTGGTGTAGGAAAACATTGCTCTGGGCATACATATTCAAGATAAAAGGTTAAACTTGGGACTAGAACTTGTAGTAAAGATAAATAAAAAAACTTCACAAAAAGGATATAGTTGATAAAAAAAATGCTAATTTTTTATTAAATTTTTACTTTACAGTAAAAATCATACATTTTTTGTCGCACGTAACATTTCGCGTTTTCCAGGTGCTCCAGGTAGTTTTTCAATAGAAAATCCAACACTTAACATTGCGTTTTTAATTGTAGAACGGCAAGCATAAGTCACTAAAGTTCCTTTAGGAAAAAGTGCATCGTACATTTTTTTAAAAATCACTTCACTCCATAATTCAGGTTGTAAAGGAAATCCGAAAGCATCAAAGTAAATTAAATCGAATTGATTTTTATCTTCAATATCTTGAAAAAACTGTTGTCTTTTGGTTAAATGAAAGTTATTTGAAATAAATTGATTTTGTTCCCAATTACAAGAATGCATTGTACTAAAAACTTCCTTATATTGTATAGCCTGCAATTCGGAAACATAATTCATTTGAGCAATTTCTTCAGCTGAAATAGGAAATGCTTCTACTCCAACATAATTGACTTTATCTTTATTTAAAGTTTCTAAAAAGGTGATGAATGCATTCAAACCCGTTCCGAAACCAATCTCTAAAATCGAAATTGAACCTTGATTTTGAAATAAATCCAATCCGTTTTTTATAAAAACATGTTTTGCTTCCTGAATAGCACCGTGAGTTGAATGATAGTTCTCATCCCATTCCGGAATTCGAATAGTGGTGGAACCGTCGTCGGTGATAATAATTTCTCTTTTCATTGGATTTACAATATAAAAAAAGTTGTTTAAAGTGTTTTGTGCAAAGCTGAATTAATTTCAGCTTCTCTTAAAAAGATTCTGAAATCGAAGTTAAACGAGTTCAGAATGACAAAGCAAATAACTTTAAACAACGATTTAAAAACTATATCAAGTTTTACTCAATATACAACTTCTTAATTTTCGGAATAGGTCCACCACATTTTACTTCATGGCATTTGATACAAGCATCTATGCCGTTATTAAAATGTTCTTTGGCGTTTTTCGGGTCTTGATAAATTAATTCTTGCGCTTTGATAAATTTAGCCGCCTGTTCATTAAAAAAAGCATCTTTATCAGTTTCATCAGTCATTACCGCTTTATGAATTTTGATGAAATGTTGTGGAAATTTACCAATAGTATCTCCTTTAATGATGCGTTCTTTCAATCGTTCATTATCCACATACATTTGCTCCATAAGTGCTGCCATTTCTGACATTTCGTACATTTCAAATCCGTCTTTATTATTTGAGATAGAATCTTTTTTTGAAACTTCAATACCCAAAACTTCTATAGAATCACTATTTTTTAAGTTTTCACAAGAAAAAATAAAAAAAGATAATACAAAAATTAAAAATAAATTCTTCATTACTTAGCAATTAAAACACCATCTGCCATAAATGAATACGTAACTTTTGGCTCAGTAATACTATCAATTGCTGCTTGCGATTTTCCGGCATCTTTGGCATAATGTTTTAAAACATCAACACTTTCTACACTTACAAATGCTTTTCCATTTACAATAACCTCTTTGTCTTGTGCATTTTTAGGAACAAAGAAACCGTAGTCTTTAAATTTCACAAAAACTTCTTGGTCATCTGCTAAATCTAATGTCATCCAACAACCTTTCTTTTGACAAACTTCGTTAATTCCTGATTTGAATTTTACTTCTAGAGTATCGCCTTCTTTTAATGATTTGAATTTTTCCATCATTTCAGCATTCGACAAAGCGCCTTCAGTTGAAATTGAATCTCCAAAAACAACATAATCCACTTTAGCAACTTCTGGTGTAGTTTCTTTTTTTTGTTCACAGCTCACAAAAGCAATTGTCAATAGAGAAAGAGTAAGTATTTTTTTCATCTTAATTGAATATTATTTCTACAAAATTAACTATATTTTTTTTACTTTTACTTCGCATCAAAAAAAAGTTATTTTTGAACATAAAATTGAATTTAAATTCATAAAAAAACAATTCATTATTTATTCTCATTTTAGTTGATTTTAATGTATTTTAAAGTTTTTATTAAGAATTAATTTCGGTAGTTGTTGATAATTATTTTTAAATAAGTAAAAACAAAACTTCTTTTTTTTTAGTAAATTTGCAACGAAAATCAATAAATCGTCTTTTTTTTAACGATTTTACAAAACTATAAATTATAACAGTTTACCTCTAATGGAATTAAAAACTTTAAACGAAATTGATATTATTTCGGCTCCACATTCAAAAATCAACGAGGTTGATTTTGAAAACTTAACCTTTGGAAATGTGTTTACAGATCACATGTTGGTATGTGATTATGTGAATGGAGTGTGGCAAAAACCTGTTATAGAACCTTATGCCCCTTTTTTACTAGATCCTTCAGCAAAAGTATTTCATTATGGTCAAGCTATTTTTGAAGGCATGAAAGCTTACAAAGACGAACAAGATGCTGTTTGGTTATTTAGACCTGATGAAAACTTTCACCGTTTTAATAAAAGTGCAACTAGAATGGCAATGCCAGAAGTTCCAGAAGATATTTTCTTAGGAGGTTTACACCATTTATTAGAAATTGAAAAAGAATGGGTTAAAAAAGGAAAAGGAAATACCTTATATATTCGTCCGTTTATGATTGCAACAGGACATGGAGTAATTGCTGCTCCTTCTCAAGATTATCGTTTTATGATAATTTTATCACCTGCGCGCGCTTATTATTCTGGAGAAGTAAAAGTGCTTATTGCAGAACATTTTAGTAGAGCTGCGAATGGTGGAATTGGTGCTGCAAAAGCGGCTGGAAATTATTCAGCTCAATTTTATCCAACAAAATTAGCAAACGAACAAGGATTCCAACAAGTTATTTGGACTGATGACGCTACTCATACAAAATTAGAAGAAGCAGGTACAATGAATGTGTTCTTTAGAATTAATGATACTTTATATACTGCTCCAACAAGTGAAAGAATCTTAGATGGTGTAACTCGTAAAAGTGTTATCGAATTAGCAAAAAGAGAAAACATTAAAGTAGAAGTACGTTCCGTTTTAGTTGACGAATTAGTAGCCGCTGCAAAAGATGGTTCGCTAAAAGAAATTTTTGGAGCTGGAACCGCTGCCGTTATTAATCCAATTGTAGGTTTTTCTTATTTAGGCGAATATTATGAATTACCAAAATTAGAAAATGCAGTTGCTTTAGAAATCAAAGAAAAATTAACAAACATTCAATACAAATTAGCAGAAGACACTTTTGGTTGGACTGTTAAGATATAGTGTTCAAAATTAAAAAACATATAAGTAAAAAGGCGATTTCAAAATTGAAATCGCCTTTTTTTTTATTTTAAAATCTCCTCAAAATTTGGCTTGAAGTAATTTGGCCCTTTCATTACTTTTCCATCTTCTCGATAAATTGGTTTTCCATCTTCACCAAGTTTACTCATATTAGAACGTTGAATTTCATCAAAAACTTCTTCAATTTTATGTTGCAAACCGTGTTCTAAAATTGTTCCACACAAAATATACAACATATCGCCTAAAGCATCGGCAACTTCAACTAAATCATTGTTTTGAACTGCTTCTAAATATTCTTCATTTTCCTCTTTCATTAAATTAAAACGAAGGTCGTTTTTTAAATTACCTAAATCGGCTTTCATTTCTTCACTGACACCTAATCCATAAGTTTCATGAAATAGCTTTACTGCTTTTAATTGTTTTTGCATAATTATACTATAAATTTCACTAAAATTAAAAAAATTGATAGTATTAAATTACTATTTTTGTGAAAATTTTCAATATGTTTTCAACAGGTCAAATCTACTTTGCAATTTTCTTTATTATTGCTTTTGTAATTACAATGATATTAGTGTATCGTAAAGATTTAAAAGTTTTAAAACCTTTTTACAAAGGAACGTATTGGGTTTTTGTAGGTTTTTTAGTTTTTATTGGATTACTGTTTATAATTAAAGTACTTATGAAAGATTAATTTATTACTTTTGAAAAACAAATTCATTCCTCAATGAGAATTTTAAAATACATACTTCTTTTATTACTTCTTTTAAGTGTTGCCTTTGTGGTTTTTGTGGCTACCCAACAAAGCGATTACAAAGTGATACGCTCAAAAGAAACCAAAATTTCTAAAGATATTGTATATAATTTAGTTTCAGATAGCACATCTCTTATCGATTGGAATCCATGGGAAAAAGACGAAGCCGTTTTTAAAAATGTAAAATTAGTTTCTGGTGATACAATACTGCAAAAAATTTCCTTATCGGGAGAAAAGAATGAATCCTTTATGCGTTTTCAAAAAACAAAAAAAGGAACATTAATTTCATGGGAATTAAAAGGAAATTTGGACTTTGAATTAAAATTGCGAAGTATTTTACAAGGTGGAGTTGAAAATGTATTAGGTGACAAATTAGAAGATGGATTAAACAATATTGATAATTATTTGGTTAAAGAACTAAATACCTACAACATTAAAGTGCATGGTATAGTAAAAAAACATGCAACCAATTATATTCAACAAATTGACACTTGCTTTTTTGCCGATTTTCAAAAAGTATCTAAAAAAATGCTGCAAAATATGATAGCATTTGTTGAAAAGAATGACATTGCCATCATTGGTTCTCCTTTTATTACTCATCAAACCTGGGACAAAAAAGCTAAAACAACCATTTTTTCAATGTGTGTTCCTGTGGAAGAAGAAATACTAACTACTTCTGGTAGTGAGATTTCAGGTGGCCATTTTGATGATTTTTTAGCCATTAAAACTACTTTAACAGGTGACTATTCTCATAATATAGAAGCTTGGAATAAAACCATCAACTACATTAATAAGAAAAAATTAATTAAAGATACTGAAGGTTTAAATATTGAAGTTTATAAAATTAGCTTACCCAAAGAACGTAAACCTTCAAAATGGGTAACTGAGATTTATATTCCGGTCAAAAAACGAGTATACATTCCAAAACCAAAACCTACGGAAGTACAAGAAGTTGTTGGCACAAGTGAAACCTCAACAACAAATACAACTAAATAATTTATTTAACTATTTATAAAATGAACAAACTTATTTTTTCAATTGCATTTATATTTATTGCTACATTCATTTCTGCGCAAGAAGTTGAAATTAAAGATGACAAAGTATTGTTAGATGGAAATCCAATTTTAAAGTATGAGAAAATAAACATAATACAACATTCGTTCTATTCTTTAGAAAGCGATGATGAAATATTACTTTTTAAATTTCATGACAATGAAACCAATCAATACAGTGATGATGATTATATCATTATAAACTTTTTAACAGCAAAAATTAAAGTTGAAACAACAAGTGTTGAACATGTTATTTCAGGCATGGGAATGAATTCTAAAAAAAACATGCAAAAACTAGTAAAATGGTTACTTAAAGAAAAAGTAATTGATACTAAAGGAAATTTAAACCTTGAAAAAGTACAAACATTTTACTATAAATATAACGAAGATATCACACTAAGAACTTCTAGATAAACAAAAAAAAGGACATTTAAAAATGTCCTTTTTTATTACTTATTCTTTCCTATAAGATGTTTAACAACGGTTTCTGCAGCATGTAAACCAAATAAAGCAGGCATCCAACTATTGGTTCCATAAAACGACTTTTTGAAATTAGAACCATCTGTCATCTTAACACTATCATAATCGGGACGTTCATAAGAATAAACCACTTTAACACCACTTGAAATGCCTTCTAATTTCAAACGCTTTCTTACTTGCTTGGCTAACGGACAATAATCTGTTTTACTGATATCTTTTACACGAACTTTCTCAGCTTCAAACTTACCTCCTGCTCCCATATTACTAATAACTTTGACTTTTTTTCGTTTACAAGCCAATATTAGGTTGATTTTTGGAGTCAAACTATCAATGCAATCTAAAACGTAATTAAACTCTGGAGAAACCAATTCAAATGCGCGTTCTGGAGATAAAAATTCTTCAATTCGAGTAAGTTTCAATTCTGGATTAATATCCATTAATCGATCACCTACAATTTTTACTTTTGGCTCACCTACCGTACTGTGCAAAGCGGGTAATTGTCTGTTAATATTAGTAATATCCACAACATCTCCGTCAACAATTGTCATGCTTCCCACACCAGCTCGTGCTAAAAATTCGGCAGCAAAACTTCCTACTCCACCTAATCCAACTACTAATACATTTGCATTTTCAAGTTTTTGAATTCCTTCTTCTTTGAATAATAAAGCTGCTCTTTCTTTCCACTTTGCCATTTTAATTTATGGTTTTAGTTAATTGTTAGTTGTTAAAAATTCTCGAAAAATTAGTAAAAACAATCGTTTTTAGTTCGTCTATGGAAATTCCTTTTATCAAAGCTGCTTTTTCATACACTTGATAAATAGATTCTTCAATCGTATCTGTTTCTAATAAAATTTGATTTTCGGGTGCAAAGGTAAATACTTTTTCTAAATCTGGATTACGAAGTAAATATTTTCCAAATGATAAATAGAATCCGTTTTTTAATAAAGACTGAGCCACTTGATCATTTTTTGAAAATCCATGAATAATCATTGGATTATCTATTTTCATTTCTTTTTTTATAGCTATTACTTCATCATAAGCAGCAACACAATGCAACACAATTGGTTTCTTAGTTTGTTTTACAATTTCCAATTGCTTTTTAAATACTGAAATTTGGACATCCAAAGGGATTTCTATTCGTTTATCTAAACCGCACTCACCCAGTGCCAAACATTTTTTTAATTGTAGTTTTTCTTTAATAATTTTTAAATCATTATTCAGTCGTTCTTCATCAATATACCAAGGATGAATTCCAATAGAATAGTTTGATAAAATAGATTTAAATTCCCAAGGATATTGATTTACAACTTCAATAACATCTGAAAGATTGGAAAATTTGTGCGTATGTAAATTGATAAACTTAGTCATGAAATTTCTTTACACCTGCTAAAATTTCAATATCTAAATCATTTTCTAAAGGAACAATCGGACACGAATATTCATAATTATAAGCACAATACGGATTGTATGCTTTATTAAAATCAATCGTCCAAATAGTACCTTTTTGAATTCTCATATCAACATATCTTCCTCCAATATAACTTTCTTTTCCACAGGTTAAATCGGAAAATGGTAAAAACAAATAATCATCATACCCCGATTTTTTAATTAAATCTATGTTTTGATACACATTTAATTTGAATTCCTTTCCCTCAATTGAAAAACGCAACTCACCATATTTTTTATATAATGGTGTTCTTGATGTGGTTGTTTTCATGCCAAAAGGTTTTTCCTTTTTTGTCCTAACAAAAGTAGCTTCAACAATGTATTTTTCGCCTATTGGGAAAAAATCAAGACCTTTAAAATGATTTAAATCTTCTTTAGTTAATGGACTTTTCAATGAATCTGCATAACTTTGATTCAATTCTGTTTGAAACTTCTTAGAAGCCAACAAATCTTTTTGAGCAAAAACAAAAGTTGAACAAAAAAGAAAAAGTAAGATATATTTCATTAGTTGTATTTTTTACAAAAATATATAATTTCTATAACATTGTAATCGTCTTAGCTTTTGTAAATTTGCAATTCAATATTAGGTATGCTACAAAGAGCTTTTAATAAATATGTCGATAATTTCAGAGGATTTTCTCGCGAAATTTGGATACTTACACTTATCACTTTTATCAATCGTGCTGGAACTATGGTATTGCCTTTCTTGTCTAAATACTTGAAAGAAGATTTACATTTTTCATATAGTCAAGTAGGTTGGATTATGGTAAGTTTTGGCTGTGGCTCTATTCTAGGTTCTTGGTTAGGCGGTAAATTATCCGATAAAATTGGATTCTACAAAATAATGATATTTAGTTTATTAACTAGTGGTATTGCCTTTTTTGGACTACAATTTATTACTAGTTTTGAAGGATTGCTTGTCGCTATGTTTTTTATTATGGTTATTGCCGATATGTTTCGACCTGCCATGTTTGTATCCTTAGGCGCTTACGCAAAACCCGAAAACAGAACGCGTGCGTTAACCCTAGTAAGATTGGCTATAAATTTAGGATTTGCCGCTGGTCCCGCACTTGGAGGATTGTTAATCATGAGTGTTGGCTATAAAGGGTTATTTTGGGTGGATGGAGCTACATGTATTTTAGCTATTTTAATATTCTGGATTAAGGTGAAAGAAAAGAAAAAATCAAAATTTACCGATTCAGAACATCCGGGAGAAATTTTAACACACTCAGTTTTTAAAGATAAACCTTTTTGGATTTTCCTTGGAGGAACTTTGATAACAGGTATCTTATTTTTTCAATTGTTTACTACCATTCCACTCTACCATAAAGAGCAATTTAATTTGAGTGAATTTCAAACAGGATTACTACTAACTCTTAATGGTATATTGGTTTTCTTCTTAGAAATGCCAATTGTGAGTTATATTGAACGTCATAAAATTAACAAATTAAAAGTAATCACTTATGGTTGTTTAGCGATGGCAACTTGCTTTTACTTGTTATTAATTAACCAATGGGCAGGTATTTTAATTGTTATGATGATATTTATGACATTTGCAGAAATGTTTGCTTTTCCTTTCTCAAATTCATTTGCTATGAGTCGCGCTCCAAAAGGACATGAAGGTCGTTACATGGCAATTTTTACCATGAGTTATAGTTTGGCTCACATCTTAAGCGCTAAAACTGGGATGGAAATGATTTCAATTTTCAATTATCAAACCAACTGGTTTTTTATGGGAACACTGGGAGTTATTGGTGTTTTACTTTTCATTTGGACCATGAAATTGGTTAAATATGAACCACCTAGAAACCTGTAAAACTAAAAATTTAGTTAAATAACTATAAAAATAGTTGTATAACTAAAAATA
Proteins encoded in this region:
- a CDS encoding SulP family inorganic anion transporter, giving the protein MNTHSFFSNVRGDLAAGLVVFLVALPLCLGIALASGAPLFSGIISGVIGGIVVGFLSNSALSVTGPAAGLTAIVLTAISDLGGFDIFLVAVILAGVIQIVFGFLKAGSFSNYFPTSVIEGMLAAIGIIIILKQIPHAFGHDIDNEGDFFFIEKSGHTTFDTLIESINYIHTGALIIALLSLAILFIWEKIPFLKKIKVVPGALVVVVVSILLNEFFIQSDSSLAIVTQNHLVSLPSFTEIRSGFAMPNFTSLTNEKVWIVAVTIAVIASIETLLCVEATDKLDPYKRFTNTNRELKAQGIGNILSGFLGGLPMTSVVVRSSANINSGGRTKLATIFHGFLLILFALSIPFVLNKIPLAALAAVLLMVGYKLAKPSVFIHLWKNGYSQFIPFVITVIAVVRIDLLKGVAIGLGVSVLFILYQNLKIAYSFKKESSQNGDVITIKLAQEVSFLNKAAIKNTLGSIPEGSELIIDASSTNYIDFDVVELIKDFRNVKAEDKKIKLTLKGFKDHYDIETTEFKHVKIKDEKKQYK
- a CDS encoding GyrI-like domain-containing protein, with the translated sequence MRILKYILLLLLLLSVAFVVFVATQQSDYKVIRSKETKISKDIVYNLVSDSTSLIDWNPWEKDEAVFKNVKLVSGDTILQKISLSGEKNESFMRFQKTKKGTLISWELKGNLDFELKLRSILQGGVENVLGDKLEDGLNNIDNYLVKELNTYNIKVHGIVKKHATNYIQQIDTCFFADFQKVSKKMLQNMIAFVEKNDIAIIGSPFITHQTWDKKAKTTIFSMCVPVEEEILTTSGSEISGGHFDDFLAIKTTLTGDYSHNIEAWNKTINYINKKKLIKDTEGLNIEVYKISLPKERKPSKWVTEIYIPVKKRVYIPKPKPTEVQEVVGTSETSTTNTTK
- a CDS encoding TatD family hydrolase translates to MTKFINLHTHKFSNLSDVIEVVNQYPWEFKSILSNYSIGIHPWYIDEERLNNDLKIIKEKLQLKKCLALGECGLDKRIEIPLDVQISVFKKQLEIVKQTKKPIVLHCVAAYDEVIAIKKEMKIDNPMIIHGFSKNDQVAQSLLKNGFYLSFGKYLLRNPDLEKVFTFAPENQILLETDTIEESIYQVYEKAALIKGISIDELKTIVFTNFSRIFNN
- the mnmD gene encoding tRNA (5-methylaminomethyl-2-thiouridine)(34)-methyltransferase MnmD translates to MKREIIITDDGSTTIRIPEWDENYHSTHGAIQEAKHVFIKNGLDLFQNQGSISILEIGFGTGLNAFITFLETLNKDKVNYVGVEAFPISAEEIAQMNYVSELQAIQYKEVFSTMHSCNWEQNQFISNNFHLTKRQQFFQDIEDKNQFDLIYFDAFGFPLQPELWSEVIFKKMYDALFPKGTLVTYACRSTIKNAMLSVGFSIEKLPGAPGKREMLRATKNV
- a CDS encoding nucleoside triphosphate pyrophosphohydrolase family protein, with the translated sequence MQKQLKAVKLFHETYGLGVSEEMKADLGNLKNDLRFNLMKEENEEYLEAVQNNDLVEVADALGDMLYILCGTILEHGLQHKIEEVFDEIQRSNMSKLGEDGKPIYREDGKVMKGPNYFKPNFEEILK
- a CDS encoding branched-chain amino acid aminotransferase; translated protein: MELKTLNEIDIISAPHSKINEVDFENLTFGNVFTDHMLVCDYVNGVWQKPVIEPYAPFLLDPSAKVFHYGQAIFEGMKAYKDEQDAVWLFRPDENFHRFNKSATRMAMPEVPEDIFLGGLHHLLEIEKEWVKKGKGNTLYIRPFMIATGHGVIAAPSQDYRFMIILSPARAYYSGEVKVLIAEHFSRAANGGIGAAKAAGNYSAQFYPTKLANEQGFQQVIWTDDATHTKLEEAGTMNVFFRINDTLYTAPTSERILDGVTRKSVIELAKRENIKVEVRSVLVDELVAAAKDGSLKEIFGAGTAAVINPIVGFSYLGEYYELPKLENAVALEIKEKLTNIQYKLAEDTFGWTVKI
- a CDS encoding tRNA threonylcarbamoyladenosine dehydratase, whose product is MAKWKERAALLFKEEGIQKLENANVLVVGLGGVGSFAAEFLARAGVGSMTIVDGDVVDITNINRQLPALHSTVGEPKVKIVGDRLMDINPELKLTRIEEFLSPERAFELVSPEFNYVLDCIDSLTPKINLILACKRKKVKVISNMGAGGKFEAEKVRVKDISKTDYCPLAKQVRKRLKLEGISSGVKVVYSYERPDYDSVKMTDGSNFKKSFYGTNSWMPALFGLHAAETVVKHLIGKNK
- a CDS encoding DUF4920 domain-containing protein — its product is MKKILTLSLLTIAFVSCEQKKETTPEVAKVDYVVFGDSISTEGALSNAEMMEKFKSLKEGDTLEVKFKSGINEVCQKKGCWMTLDLADDQEVFVKFKDYGFFVPKNAQDKEVIVNGKAFVSVESVDVLKHYAKDAGKSQAAIDSITEPKVTYSFMADGVLIAK
- a CDS encoding LysR substrate-binding domain-containing protein, which gives rise to MTITQLYYVLAVAEYKNFTLAAEKCFVTQPTLSMQIQKLEDELSILIFDRSKKPILLTEVGEKIVNQAKNIVNEAGRIKDIVDQQKGYIGGEFKVGIIPTVMPTLLPMFLNNFIKKYPKVNLIIEEQTTEEIIKRLKNGHLDCAIAATPLEEENLKEIVLYYEPFVAYVPKNHSAIDKKEIEISDLDLDKILLLQDGHCFRNGILNLCKNNKYFADSHFQLESGSFETLIKLADEGLGTTLLPYLHTLDLNEKNKEKLKHFKDPKPAREVSLIYPKNELKIHIINALRDVISGVVRGAIAFSDVEIISPKSK